The Onychostoma macrolepis isolate SWU-2019 chromosome 20, ASM1243209v1, whole genome shotgun sequence nucleotide sequence GCATTCGCACCTACAGAGGGAAGGCTGTTTAATTCCGCAGTGTCCAGGCCGTAGTGTTTTAGGAATCAGTTTCATGCTGTGTGGCTTTAGAAAGGTGAGTCCCTGCTGATGGGGGCCATGcgtaatttatttcattttcccAGATGCCATTTACCCTTCCATCCGCTTCCGCAGACACAGTGTGTTTACTCAAACATTAGAAGAGCTGATTTAACAGGACCTGAGATACAAACGCTGTGATCCTCTGTTCATGTGGAGAAAATGTGTGGGGTGGTCAGCTGGCACAGGGGTTGCAGGTCTGCGTAACAAAACTAGCCCGTTGGCCAATCAAAAATAGCCCAGTGACCATATCCGAAATATTAAAACTCGAAATATGCAATTGCCATACCTAAAAGACATATTTCACTGTCATTGTTATGTAAATTGAAAACCACTATACTGTAGTGATCATAAACACAGCTCAAAGGCTCCTTACCAGTGGCTGTCCTTAAAAACTTAACATCTACCACAGTTTTATCATTTgtagaatataaaatatttaaattcataatataatttatgcaGTATGTCAAACCATTAACTCGCGGGGGAAAAATTCCAAGGGAATGCAGACTTAGCAACCCTGGCACTAGCAATTCTGTTAGCATAAAAACACTTTGCAGatgtcaaattttttttttttttctaattttttattaaatacaactGAATCctcaaacaaaaatgtaaaaaagcaagTACACAAGtggtatatatataataattataataacaatgatagcaataataattcatatacCAATCAAGTGGTAGTGCATTCACTGACTTTTTCCTAAACAATTCCATAAAGGTCATCGCACACACATTTCTTACTTTTTCCTCTTATTCTCATTTCTTTAAATGTCAACACATCATAAAGCACAAGCGCAAACACATACTGCAGGCATGTAGGACTATTCCACAACATTTGGTCATGAACCTAACTAGTTCGCTCAATGATAAATTCATTGCACTCTTTTTccattcccccattcattactTGCAAGAGAGGCAAATATCTGATGCACCTCAACAACAGgaagtcacacacacaaaagtggaTGGAAACATGAGTTTGGTCTCTCAAATAAGTATTTTGCACCACAGTCATTTTGCTATTGTACAGAAAGAAAACAGCACTTGGTTCTTCATTGCCAACTGTGGTGGGCGAGTTATAAAACACTGAATGTTTTTCTATTGAACAACACAGCTCATATTTGGCTGATTTACCTCAGTCCATAACAGGACGGAGCACCTCATAATGTTGGACCAAAGTACCCCAAAACAGTTCATTAGTTCATATCTGGTGGTTCGAATGCTCCTTGTTGGCTCCAAATCCTCTATTTTGGTTCCTTGGTCATGTATCCATAATCTCCCGTGCTGGAGTGGGTTCATGTGGGAGGCTCGTAGCATTCGGAAGAGCTTGTCCATGTCCCACCGAGTTCTGCTGGACTTCCATGGGAATTCCGGTTGCGTTCTCTCGATTCGGGAATTCTCGTGACTGTTTCCGGTACTCGAGAAAGGTGCACGCCTTGGTCGCGATGGCCACTACGTTCTTGCCGACGAAGATGGTGGAAACCCGGCTGTCCTGGAAGAGCACCATGTTAACGCCACGTATGAGGATGGTGACAATGTTGATGGTGACCAGACTGAGAAGAGGATAGAGCATCATCTTCTGAGGGGACACGTGGTCACCCTGCACACTGATCTCGCTCAGGGACACGCAGGGAAGAATCAGAAGCAAAATGTAGCAGTAGAAGAACATCAAACCTTCCGCCCAAATGGGCAAACCCGTCCGCTGCGGCTCCCAAAGATTTGCCTGCATATCCAGCAGGTCCAGCAAGTCCAAAGCCACCCAGAAAAGCCGACCCCTCATGTCCTCCTTCCTCCGAAAGGTACGGACATATTCCATACTGTCCAGAGCCACTAGAACCAGGTAGAGGCCTGGCACACAAATGGACAGCAATAAAGTCAAAGCCTTCCGGGCGACAGTCTCCAGACTCTTGCGATCGGCCTTACAGTTCTGGAAGACAAAGTAAAGCTTGATCTCCAGCACGAAGATATAGAGGAACCAAAGGATCATGGCATATCCTCGTCGAGCCGTCCGCAC carries:
- the tmem121ab gene encoding transmembrane protein 121Ab translates to MVLPPPDKRHVCLTTFVIMTSMAFMDAYLVEQNQGPRKIGVCIIVLVGDVCFLIVLRYVAVWVGAEVRTARRGYAMILWFLYIFVLEIKLYFVFQNCKADRKSLETVARKALTLLLSICVPGLYLVLVALDSMEYVRTFRRKEDMRGRLFWVALDLLDLLDMQANLWEPQRTGLPIWAEGLMFFYCYILLLILPCVSLSEISVQGDHVSPQKMMLYPLLSLVTINIVTILIRGVNMVLFQDSRVSTIFVGKNVVAIATKACTFLEYRKQSREFPNRENATGIPMEVQQNSVGHGQALPNATSLPHEPTPAREIMDT